One genomic window of Phycisphaerales bacterium includes the following:
- the lpdA gene encoding dihydrolipoyl dehydrogenase produces MADKHFDVVVIGSGPGGYVGAIRAAQLGYKTACIERAKLGGVCLNWGCIPSKALLSNAELMEKLHEKEEWGMKISGKIDFDWTKVIGRSREVANKLNQGVGFLLKKNKIEHIEASAKIVAPAKGKTPAKIEIYDCKVEEERTDAPAKPAAKPRETITADKVIIATGSVARDLPFAKFGDSEHIWGAREAMFNKSFPKHLIVVGSGAIGMEFGYFYHTYGTKVTVVEMLDRILPVEDDDVSQAMLRFYKKAGMDIKTGTTCVGVDAKGKGVKVTVAPFKDGKADESKKEVIEADKLLLAIGVKGRFDGLFDDKLGLETVKDHIKTDYDPAILGEQRIDYKTNLEGIYAIGDVIGPPWLAHVASEEAILCVERFAHKEGKLDHEPFPMDYSIIPGCTYCHPQVASIGYTERALKAQGLKAGQDYQVGKFPFSALGKAIATRHTDGFCKIIRGLPRGEILGAHIMGDQATELIAELSLARRLEATSEELIATVHAHPTMHESVHEAALASEGRVINA; encoded by the coding sequence GTGGCCGACAAGCACTTCGACGTCGTCGTCATCGGTTCGGGCCCCGGCGGATACGTCGGCGCCATCCGCGCCGCCCAGCTGGGCTACAAGACCGCCTGCATCGAGCGGGCCAAGCTCGGCGGCGTCTGCCTCAACTGGGGTTGCATCCCCTCCAAGGCCCTGCTCTCCAACGCCGAGCTGATGGAGAAGCTCCACGAGAAGGAAGAGTGGGGCATGAAGATCAGCGGCAAGATCGACTTCGACTGGACGAAGGTCATCGGCCGCAGCCGAGAGGTCGCCAACAAGCTCAACCAGGGCGTGGGCTTCCTGCTCAAGAAGAACAAGATCGAGCACATCGAGGCCAGCGCGAAGATCGTCGCCCCCGCGAAGGGCAAGACGCCGGCCAAGATCGAGATCTACGACTGCAAGGTGGAGGAAGAGCGCACCGACGCGCCCGCCAAGCCCGCCGCCAAGCCGCGTGAGACCATCACGGCCGACAAGGTCATCATCGCGACGGGGTCGGTCGCGCGAGACCTGCCCTTTGCGAAGTTCGGCGACTCGGAGCACATCTGGGGTGCCCGCGAGGCCATGTTCAACAAGAGCTTTCCCAAGCACCTCATCGTCGTCGGCTCGGGCGCCATCGGCATGGAGTTCGGCTACTTCTACCACACGTACGGCACCAAGGTCACCGTCGTCGAGATGCTCGACCGCATCCTGCCGGTCGAGGACGACGACGTGAGCCAGGCCATGCTGCGCTTCTACAAGAAGGCGGGCATGGACATCAAGACCGGCACCACGTGCGTGGGGGTCGACGCGAAGGGCAAGGGCGTGAAGGTCACCGTCGCGCCCTTCAAGGATGGCAAGGCCGACGAGAGCAAGAAGGAAGTGATCGAGGCCGACAAGCTGCTGCTGGCCATCGGCGTGAAGGGCCGCTTCGACGGCCTGTTCGACGACAAGCTCGGACTCGAGACCGTCAAGGACCACATCAAGACCGACTACGACCCTGCGATCTTGGGCGAGCAGCGCATCGACTACAAGACCAACCTCGAAGGCATCTACGCGATCGGCGACGTCATCGGCCCGCCGTGGCTGGCGCACGTCGCGAGCGAGGAGGCCATCCTGTGCGTCGAGCGTTTCGCGCACAAGGAGGGCAAGCTCGACCACGAGCCCTTCCCCATGGACTACTCGATCATCCCGGGCTGCACGTACTGCCACCCGCAGGTCGCCAGCATCGGCTACACCGAGCGGGCGCTCAAGGCCCAGGGCCTCAAGGCCGGCCAGGACTACCAGGTCGGCAAGTTCCCCTTCAGCGCGCTGGGCAAGGCCATCGCCACCCGCCATACCGATGGCTTCTGCAAGATCATCCGGGGCCTGCCGCGGGGCGAGATCCTGGGCGCCCACATCATGGGCGACCAGGCGACGGAACTCATCGCCGAGCTCAGCCTCGCGCGGCGCCTGGAAGCGACCAGCGAGGAGCTGATCGCGACGGTGCACGCCCACCCGACCATGCACGAGAGCGTGCACGAGGCGGCGCTGGCGAGCGAGGGGCGCGTGATCAACGCCTGA
- a CDS encoding GC-type dockerin domain-anchored protein: protein MARALDKLLGHLTHSIVPGVILASATIAFASARMVGVTADGQVVEIDIDTGVATPLFSIGQGGPLAFDPTTQRLVLKLNDDAATELVFIDPVSGVASPPVGLSGLPPMFENVATVDYAGESGRYVLTAGPTGTVFEDRLVLVDSTGAVLDTSDDLGLGDNDGVVWDDLNSRLVVHDYNASDGLPPVAAIDDPFGTPTYMLLATPPFRSNVGDSAIDPRTGRLYTTGFDSSGGFLVEVLDTSYADIGAFGTSEQVVGIAFVWDAACRADLDGDGQLTIFDFLSFQNLFDAGDPLADFDGDGELTIFDFLSFQNAFDAGCP from the coding sequence ATGGCACGCGCTCTCGACAAGTTGCTCGGTCACCTCACGCACAGCATCGTGCCGGGCGTGATCCTCGCGTCCGCGACGATCGCGTTCGCCTCGGCCCGAATGGTGGGCGTGACCGCCGACGGGCAGGTCGTCGAGATCGACATCGACACCGGCGTCGCCACGCCGCTCTTCAGCATCGGCCAGGGTGGTCCGCTCGCGTTCGATCCGACAACGCAACGGCTCGTCTTGAAGCTGAACGACGATGCGGCGACGGAGCTCGTCTTCATCGATCCGGTGAGTGGCGTGGCGTCACCGCCCGTTGGGCTTTCGGGCCTGCCCCCGATGTTCGAGAACGTGGCCACCGTGGATTACGCGGGCGAATCCGGGCGATACGTGCTGACGGCCGGGCCGACGGGCACGGTGTTCGAAGACCGACTCGTGCTCGTTGACTCGACGGGCGCGGTGCTCGATACCTCGGACGACCTCGGGCTGGGCGACAACGACGGCGTCGTTTGGGACGACCTCAACTCGCGACTCGTAGTGCACGACTACAACGCGTCCGATGGCCTTCCTCCCGTCGCGGCCATCGACGATCCTTTCGGCACGCCGACGTACATGCTGCTGGCGACCCCGCCGTTCCGGAGCAACGTCGGGGACAGCGCCATCGATCCGCGGACCGGCCGGTTGTATACGACGGGCTTTGATTCGTCGGGCGGGTTCCTCGTCGAGGTGCTGGACACGAGCTACGCGGACATCGGCGCGTTCGGCACCTCGGAGCAAGTCGTCGGCATCGCCTTCGTGTGGGATGCGGCGTGCCGTGCCGACCTCGACGGCGACGGCCAGCTCACCATCTTCGACTTCCTCAGCTTCCAGAACTTGTTTGACGCCGGCGATCCGCTTGCCGACTTCGACGGCGACGGCGAGCTGACCATCTTCGACTTCCTGAGCTTCCAGAACGCGTTCGACGCCGGGTGCCCGTAA
- a CDS encoding GC-type dockerin domain-anchored protein, translating into MRALGLVIVVASLSAAARAQLCEGYGAARGTFPEDQGWFRQIEPPGPSVVEVVGGVLHQSTLPFAEPACGMPSMEEQAGYWFVAGEPFDFEDGISFDLDLRVLDSEYTTAPCTDWPAAGVMLTLIDAEGRTFVAGFGSARVFLANDLRATAGSPSVVEADLDTTTLRSYRLRVDGPLATLLVDGAPLLSLDAYGDPFPAATNFVWFGDGTTWANSDFETPRFRVATPGCCRADLDGDGVLTIFDFLAFQNLFDAGDLAADFDGDGELTIFDFLAFQNAFDAGCS; encoded by the coding sequence ATGCGTGCTCTGGGCTTGGTGATCGTCGTCGCGTCGCTCTCCGCCGCCGCCCGGGCCCAGCTCTGCGAGGGCTACGGCGCCGCCCGCGGGACCTTCCCCGAAGACCAGGGCTGGTTCAGACAGATCGAGCCGCCGGGGCCGTCGGTCGTCGAGGTCGTCGGCGGCGTGCTCCACCAGTCCACGCTGCCCTTCGCCGAGCCCGCGTGCGGCATGCCGTCGATGGAAGAGCAGGCCGGTTATTGGTTCGTCGCTGGTGAGCCCTTCGACTTCGAGGACGGCATCTCGTTCGACTTGGACCTGCGCGTGCTCGATTCGGAGTACACGACCGCGCCCTGCACCGACTGGCCGGCCGCGGGCGTCATGCTCACGCTCATCGACGCGGAGGGACGGACGTTCGTCGCCGGCTTCGGCTCTGCTCGCGTGTTTCTGGCCAACGACCTGCGCGCGACGGCTGGCTCGCCGAGCGTGGTCGAGGCCGACCTCGACACGACAACGTTGCGTTCGTACCGCCTGCGCGTCGACGGCCCGCTCGCGACGCTACTGGTCGATGGTGCGCCGCTGCTGTCGCTCGACGCGTACGGCGACCCGTTCCCCGCCGCGACCAACTTCGTCTGGTTCGGCGACGGCACGACCTGGGCCAACAGCGACTTCGAGACGCCGCGGTTCCGCGTCGCCACGCCGGGGTGCTGCCGCGCCGACCTCGACGGCGACGGCGTGCTCACGATCTTCGACTTCCTGGCCTTCCAGAACCTCTTTGACGCCGGCGATCTCGCGGCCGACTTCGACGGGGATGGTGAACTGACGATCTTTGACTTCCTCGCGTTCCAGAACGCGTTCGACGCAGGGTGTTCGTAG
- a CDS encoding LamG domain-containing protein, which translates to MKTQIACIVALASPALAAPVAFHDLVADKNPLLWYRFDEASGASEAINYGSLGAGFNGVFFGPVFLGEASLQGDTAACFEHPSQPYVESASDVPASLTGNPTFTAEAVVRVFATPQNPFYAPFLHWGAPRTGQSVYFSILRNDESRPYAGFYNGGARSLESYGLGEWVHLVWTRDSGGGVNDDVTGSRLFINGQEVDVERDFSLPGAGVPDVHASPFYVQRATDLVRYFSGNIDEVVLYDRVLSADEVGEHYDALVDGARCPADLDGDGQLTVFDFLEFQNAFDSGERRADFNPTTCTSNLDIFDFLAFQNAFDAGCP; encoded by the coding sequence ATGAAGACCCAGATCGCCTGCATCGTTGCGTTGGCGTCGCCGGCGCTTGCTGCGCCCGTGGCGTTCCACGACCTCGTTGCAGATAAGAACCCACTGCTCTGGTACCGCTTCGACGAGGCGAGCGGCGCTTCTGAGGCCATCAACTACGGCTCGCTGGGCGCTGGCTTCAACGGCGTCTTCTTCGGCCCGGTGTTCCTGGGCGAAGCGTCGCTGCAGGGCGACACGGCCGCGTGCTTCGAGCACCCTTCCCAGCCGTACGTCGAGTCGGCGTCGGACGTGCCGGCCTCGCTGACCGGCAACCCGACCTTTACGGCCGAGGCCGTGGTCCGAGTCTTTGCGACGCCGCAGAACCCGTTCTACGCACCGTTCCTGCACTGGGGCGCGCCCAGGACCGGGCAGTCGGTCTACTTCAGCATCCTGCGCAACGACGAGTCACGTCCGTACGCCGGCTTCTATAACGGCGGTGCCCGATCGCTGGAGAGCTATGGGCTGGGCGAGTGGGTGCACCTCGTCTGGACGCGCGATTCAGGCGGCGGCGTCAACGATGACGTGACCGGTTCGAGGCTCTTCATCAATGGCCAGGAAGTGGACGTCGAGCGCGACTTCTCGCTTCCGGGCGCCGGCGTGCCCGACGTTCACGCATCGCCCTTCTACGTCCAGCGCGCTACCGACCTCGTGCGCTACTTCAGCGGAAACATCGACGAGGTCGTCCTGTACGACCGCGTGCTCTCGGCAGACGAGGTCGGCGAGCACTACGACGCACTCGTGGACGGCGCCCGCTGCCCGGCCGACCTCGACGGCGACGGGCAGCTCACGGTGTTCGACTTCCTCGAGTTCCAGAACGCCTTCGACTCCGGCGAACGCCGAGCCGACTTCAATCCCACGACCTGCACGTCCAACCTCGACATCTTCGACTTCCTGGCCTTCCAGAACGCCTTCGACGCCGGGTGCCCGTGA
- a CDS encoding GC-type dockerin domain-anchored protein: MRNVMALGVVTLGAVGTCAPLAMGQARFEAGYQFNDEPEVVRVDPIPFLIFAERGMLAQEAILAFPFMRGADAGLLDLRVTASRGRSGGDETLTRGWTEVTFSDVVFESSGVGLSVRYGGGGFTLCCLDVIAGATLVEEQQFELDGDVRTGTFIATVNSSGPPDVERTGIIEDGIPPGGVIELSGFRVPVNTPVALRVRLSRSIWVPATTDDWRTTFSSTTLPDLAFDDVVFDVPDGVTVQSAQVGIRDNQRVRCITDLDRDGELTIFDFLAFQNLFDANDPTADLDFDGELTIFDFLNFQNAFDAGCP; encoded by the coding sequence ATGCGGAACGTGATGGCATTGGGAGTCGTGACGCTCGGGGCGGTCGGGACGTGTGCTCCGCTGGCGATGGGGCAGGCCCGGTTCGAGGCCGGCTACCAGTTCAACGACGAGCCGGAAGTGGTGCGGGTCGATCCGATTCCCTTCCTCATCTTTGCCGAGCGGGGCATGCTGGCGCAGGAAGCAATCCTGGCCTTCCCGTTCATGCGGGGTGCCGACGCCGGGCTCCTGGACCTGCGTGTCACCGCGAGCCGTGGCAGAAGTGGTGGCGACGAGACGCTCACGCGCGGCTGGACCGAGGTCACGTTCAGCGACGTCGTCTTCGAGTCGAGCGGCGTCGGCCTCTCTGTCCGATACGGCGGCGGAGGCTTCACCTTGTGCTGCCTCGACGTCATCGCCGGGGCGACCCTCGTCGAGGAGCAGCAGTTCGAGCTCGACGGCGACGTTCGAACCGGTACCTTCATCGCCACCGTCAATTCGTCCGGCCCGCCCGATGTCGAGCGGACGGGCATCATCGAGGATGGCATCCCGCCCGGCGGCGTGATCGAGCTCAGCGGCTTCCGGGTCCCGGTCAACACGCCGGTCGCGCTCCGGGTGCGCCTCTCGAGGTCGATCTGGGTGCCCGCGACGACCGACGACTGGCGGACGACGTTCTCCTCCACGACGCTGCCCGATCTGGCCTTTGACGACGTGGTCTTCGACGTGCCCGATGGCGTCACCGTGCAGTCGGCCCAGGTCGGCATCCGAGACAACCAGCGGGTGCGCTGCATCACCGACCTCGACCGTGACGGCGAGCTCACCATCTTCGACTTCCTCGCGTTCCAGAACCTCTTCGACGCCAACGACCCAACGGCCGACCTCGACTTCGACGGCGAGCTCACGATCTTTGACTTCCTCAACTTCCAGAACGCGTTCGACGCCGGGTGTCCGTAG
- a CDS encoding GC-type dockerin domain-anchored protein, whose amino-acid sequence MTRLSLAALALSAGFACSAHAQVINIPPDSLPAESWFTANPGATVNVLSGGVMFPDAGAGGAFTFNGATVNIEAGGAAGFPTIDHFVEDVTYNLDGGELIRVKFVGEVGTTTLNITDGQTRRGVWLQGNTVCNMSGGDAGLVAGGQAAFIIEDDAEFNMTGGTVDTFILAIDDATVSIDGGTIEGALQLDDRATATISDGSVGRNGFMKTIDNRLTITGGTIGRDFVVEKGVVDMSGGAMDRNCAILNGSGGVDPIFNMTGGAIGSEFRAYDGTINISGGLVGDGFRLGRPTGDGSGVTMNLTVKSATLDGVAMDLTSTPTVVGVRGGVFLSCVLLDDSLVGFDLNEDFVLGEDRIRAAATLTVALAACDADLDGDGELTIFDFLDFQSLFDSGDLAADFDGDGVLTLFDFLAFQTSFAVGCD is encoded by the coding sequence ATGACTCGCCTCTCCCTCGCCGCTCTCGCCCTTTCCGCTGGCTTTGCCTGCTCGGCCCACGCACAGGTCATCAACATCCCGCCGGATTCGCTGCCGGCCGAATCGTGGTTCACCGCCAATCCCGGCGCCACGGTCAACGTACTGAGCGGCGGGGTGATGTTCCCCGACGCCGGCGCCGGCGGCGCGTTCACGTTCAACGGCGCAACGGTCAACATCGAGGCTGGCGGTGCCGCGGGCTTCCCGACCATCGACCATTTCGTCGAGGACGTGACGTACAACCTCGACGGCGGCGAGCTCATCCGCGTGAAGTTCGTCGGCGAGGTCGGCACGACCACGCTCAACATCACCGACGGCCAGACGCGCCGCGGCGTGTGGCTGCAGGGCAACACCGTTTGCAACATGTCGGGCGGCGACGCCGGCCTCGTTGCCGGCGGCCAGGCCGCGTTCATCATCGAAGACGACGCCGAGTTCAACATGACGGGCGGCACGGTCGACACCTTCATCCTCGCCATCGACGACGCGACAGTTAGCATCGATGGCGGCACGATCGAGGGCGCCCTGCAGCTCGACGACCGCGCGACGGCCACCATCTCGGATGGCTCGGTCGGTCGCAACGGCTTCATGAAGACCATCGACAACCGCCTGACCATCACCGGCGGCACCATCGGCCGAGACTTCGTCGTCGAGAAGGGCGTCGTCGATATGTCCGGCGGCGCCATGGATCGCAACTGCGCGATCCTCAACGGCAGCGGCGGCGTCGACCCCATCTTCAACATGACCGGCGGCGCGATCGGCTCGGAATTCCGCGCCTACGACGGCACGATCAACATCTCGGGCGGACTCGTCGGCGACGGCTTCCGCCTCGGCCGGCCCACCGGCGACGGCTCGGGCGTCACCATGAACCTCACCGTCAAGAGCGCCACGCTCGACGGCGTCGCGATGGACCTGACCTCGACCCCGACGGTCGTGGGCGTCCGCGGCGGCGTCTTCCTCTCGTGCGTGCTGCTCGACGACTCGCTCGTGGGCTTCGACCTGAACGAAGACTTCGTCCTGGGCGAAGACCGCATCCGTGCCGCGGCGACCCTGACCGTGGCACTGGCCGCATGCGACGCCGACCTCGATGGCGACGGCGAGCTGACGATCTTCGACTTCCTGGACTTCCAGAGCCTGTTCGATTCGGGCGACCTGGCCGCCGACTTCGACGGCGACGGCGTGCTGACGCTGTTCGACTTCCTGGCCTTCCAGACGTCCTTCGCGGTGGGCTGCGACTGA
- a CDS encoding glycine--tRNA ligase, with amino-acid sequence MSDVVAGEAKSMEELVSLCKRRGFIFPASEIYGGLNGFWDYGPLGVQLKKNLADRWWRDMTLTPPMRDGAPVSIVGVDSSIIQNPRVWEASGHVGGFSDPMVDCTETKFRYRADHLVCLGEKGDTSGQIYVHVEDDDETYAAARKKLDKYKKRTLGDDEIDMCPFVSLSAEERAIAVGPHAKAPGTLTEPRAFNLMFQTYVGATASEDDKAYLRPETAQGIFLNFANITDTSRVRVPFGIAQIGKAFRNEVTPRNFIFRSREFEQMEMEFFCHKDDAQQWLDYWVAERKRWWNSVGLSDDNMIVRKHDDDELAHYSKNGAGTYDIEYRWPFTHPGFGELEGVAHRSNYDLSQHKEHSKKKLEYFDQERNERYLPDVIEPAAGLTRGVLALLCEAFTPDESRASKVVMKFKPSMAPIKAAVYPLVNKDGMPEVAEKLVRELRGRFGHAGLIEYDPKQSIGKRYARMDEAGCPVCFTIDGDTMTDQTVTYRDRDTLAQDRIAIDKVGDWLAEKLEA; translated from the coding sequence ATGAGCGACGTTGTTGCTGGTGAAGCGAAGTCGATGGAAGAGCTGGTGAGCCTGTGCAAGCGGCGTGGGTTCATCTTCCCGGCCAGCGAGATCTACGGCGGGCTCAACGGCTTCTGGGACTACGGCCCCCTGGGCGTGCAGCTCAAGAAGAACCTGGCCGACCGCTGGTGGCGCGACATGACGCTGACCCCGCCGATGCGCGACGGCGCTCCGGTGTCGATCGTGGGCGTGGACTCGAGCATCATCCAGAACCCGCGGGTGTGGGAGGCGAGCGGGCACGTTGGTGGGTTCAGCGACCCGATGGTCGACTGCACCGAGACCAAGTTCCGCTACCGCGCCGACCACCTGGTGTGCCTGGGCGAGAAGGGCGACACGAGCGGCCAGATCTACGTGCACGTCGAGGACGACGACGAGACGTACGCAGCCGCGCGCAAGAAGCTGGACAAGTACAAGAAGCGCACGCTGGGCGACGACGAGATCGACATGTGCCCGTTCGTGTCGCTGAGCGCCGAGGAGCGGGCGATCGCCGTTGGGCCGCACGCGAAGGCGCCCGGCACGCTGACCGAGCCGCGCGCCTTCAACCTCATGTTCCAGACCTACGTCGGCGCGACGGCCAGCGAGGACGACAAGGCCTACCTCCGCCCCGAAACCGCCCAGGGCATCTTCCTGAACTTCGCAAACATCACGGACACGTCTCGCGTACGCGTGCCCTTCGGCATCGCCCAGATCGGCAAGGCCTTCCGCAACGAGGTGACGCCGCGCAACTTCATCTTCCGGTCTCGTGAGTTCGAGCAGATGGAGATGGAGTTCTTCTGCCACAAGGACGACGCCCAGCAATGGCTCGACTACTGGGTGGCCGAGCGCAAGCGCTGGTGGAACAGCGTCGGGCTGAGCGACGACAACATGATCGTCCGCAAGCACGACGACGACGAGCTGGCCCACTACTCGAAGAACGGCGCGGGCACGTACGACATCGAGTACCGCTGGCCCTTCACGCACCCTGGCTTCGGCGAGCTCGAGGGCGTGGCGCACCGCAGCAACTACGACCTGAGCCAGCACAAGGAACACTCTAAGAAGAAGCTCGAGTACTTCGATCAGGAGCGCAACGAGCGGTACCTGCCCGACGTCATCGAGCCAGCGGCGGGGCTGACCCGCGGCGTGCTGGCGCTCTTGTGCGAGGCGTTCACGCCCGACGAGAGCCGCGCCAGCAAGGTGGTCATGAAGTTCAAGCCCAGCATGGCGCCCATCAAGGCGGCCGTGTATCCGCTGGTGAACAAGGACGGCATGCCGGAAGTAGCCGAGAAGCTGGTGCGCGAGCTGCGTGGGCGGTTCGGGCACGCGGGGCTCATCGAGTACGACCCCAAGCAGAGCATCGGCAAGCGTTACGCCCGCATGGACGAGGCCGGCTGCCCGGTGTGCTTCACCATCGACGGCGACACGATGACCGACCAGACCGTGACCTACCGCGACCGCGACACGCTCGCGCAGGATCGCATCGCGATCGACAAGGTCGGGGACTGGCTGGCGGAGAAGCTCGAGGCGTAG